The following coding sequences are from one bacterium window:
- a CDS encoding OmpH family outer membrane protein — MMRFLVGLLVVGAAFSAQWCGGSPVGVVDTQRVLNESVRALQYQKELDNREKQMVAELAAISAQVSKADLNARRARYLTELGQMRHDLEGQLTQQLSQVAGEIAKEDHLRAVLVKTPLMYGGRDITQQVIDRLK; from the coding sequence ATGATGCGATTCCTTGTAGGGCTCCTGGTCGTCGGCGCCGCATTCAGCGCCCAGTGGTGCGGGGGATCGCCGGTCGGGGTCGTGGACACGCAACGCGTCTTGAACGAGAGCGTGAGAGCGTTGCAGTACCAGAAGGAGTTGGACAATCGCGAGAAGCAGATGGTCGCCGAGTTGGCCGCGATCTCGGCGCAGGTCAGTAAGGCCGACCTCAACGCGCGACGGGCTCGGTACCTCACCGAGTTGGGTCAGATGCGGCATGACCTCGAAGGTCAGCTCACCCAACAATTGAGCCAGGTCGCCGGCGAGATCGCCAAAGAAGATCACCTCCGCGCCGTGCTCGTCAAGACCCCGCTCATGTACGGCGGCCGGGATATCACGCAGCAGGTCATCGACCGGCTGAAATAA
- the lpxD gene encoding UDP-3-O-(3-hydroxymyristoyl)glucosamine N-acyltransferase: protein MRLDALAQRVGGKVAGDPGVHVGAVVRPEDARAGTVVVLTDPRRLPEVEAAGAAVILSRDAPATPLPAIRVENIRLALALALRALAARPTPAAGVHPTCVIGEDVRVGEGVYLGPYVVVGDGVAIGDRAQIHAHVVLEEDVEIGPECVLYPQVTIRHGSRLGARVVIDSGTVVGSEGFGYAQDAERRHVHIPQVGHVVIGDDVEIGANVTIDRAMLGETRIGRGTKLDNLIHIAHNVEIGEDCAFAAGVLIAGSTRIGNRVLIGGWTGVTDHIEIGDDVVIMGDTGVSHSTPSGAVVAGHPAQPRMAQRRSEIAYRRLPEMVRRMRDLELRLRRLEGG from the coding sequence ATGCGGTTGGATGCGCTGGCGCAACGTGTCGGCGGGAAGGTCGCGGGAGACCCGGGCGTCCATGTGGGTGCGGTGGTGCGTCCCGAGGACGCCCGCGCCGGCACCGTGGTGGTCCTGACCGATCCGCGCCGGCTCCCGGAGGTGGAAGCGGCCGGCGCGGCCGTGATCCTGTCTCGGGACGCCCCCGCGACACCCCTGCCCGCGATCCGTGTCGAAAACATCCGCCTCGCGCTCGCCCTGGCGCTCCGCGCGCTCGCCGCGCGGCCGACGCCCGCGGCGGGAGTCCACCCGACCTGTGTGATCGGGGAGGACGTCCGGGTCGGGGAGGGCGTGTACCTGGGGCCGTACGTCGTGGTCGGAGACGGCGTGGCGATTGGAGATCGGGCGCAGATCCACGCCCACGTCGTCCTCGAAGAGGACGTCGAGATCGGGCCCGAGTGCGTGCTGTATCCCCAGGTGACGATTCGGCACGGGTCCCGGCTTGGCGCCCGCGTCGTGATCGATAGCGGGACGGTCGTCGGCAGCGAGGGGTTCGGGTACGCCCAGGATGCCGAGCGGCGCCACGTGCACATCCCCCAAGTTGGGCACGTCGTGATCGGCGACGATGTGGAAATCGGCGCCAACGTGACGATCGACCGGGCCATGCTCGGAGAGACGCGGATCGGCCGCGGCACGAAACTCGACAACCTCATCCACATCGCGCATAACGTGGAGATCGGCGAGGACTGCGCGTTCGCCGCCGGGGTGCTCATCGCGGGCAGCACGCGCATCGGGAATCGCGTGCTGATCGGCGGGTGGACCGGGGTCACAGACCATATCGAGATCGGCGATGATGTGGTGATCATGGGGGACACCGGCGTATCGCACAGCACGCCCTCGGGGGCGGTGGTGGCGGGTCATCCGGCTCAGCCGCGCATGGCGCAGCGGCGTTCCGAGATCGCCTACCGGCGACTTCCCGAGATGGTGAGGCGGATGCGGGACCTCGAACTGCGGCTCCGGCGTCTGGAAGGTGGGTAG